A portion of the Blastochloris tepida genome contains these proteins:
- a CDS encoding DMT family protein → MTSLLSAVTSPYVAPILLLIGSNVFMTIAWYGHLQFKSYSLAAVIVTSWLIAFVEYCMAVPANRMGHAVYSAAELKTIQEVITLSIFGVFSVVVLKESLGWNHLVGYALIAAGAGIIFRGS, encoded by the coding sequence ATGACCAGCCTCCTCTCCGCCGTCACGTCTCCCTATGTGGCGCCGATCCTGCTCCTGATCGGCTCCAACGTGTTCATGACCATCGCCTGGTACGGCCATCTGCAGTTCAAGTCGTATTCGCTGGCGGCGGTGATCGTGACGAGCTGGCTGATCGCCTTCGTCGAATACTGCATGGCGGTGCCGGCCAACCGGATGGGGCACGCCGTCTATTCGGCGGCCGAGCTGAAGACGATCCAGGAGGTGATCACGCTGTCGATCTTCGGCGTGTTCTCGGTCGTGGTGCTGAAGGAGTCGCTCGGCTGGAACCACCTCGTCGGCTACGCCCTCATCGCCGCCGGCGCCGGCATCATCTTCCGCGGCAGCTGA
- a CDS encoding TRAP transporter large permease — MLTGMPISIALGLTVLTFLFTMTSVPIESVALKLFTGIEKFEIMAIPFFILAGNFLTHGGVARRMIAFASSMVGHWHGGLGLAGVMACALFAAVSGSSPATVVAIGSIILPAMQKQGFPPRFGAGVVATSGALGILIPPSIVMVMYAVATAGQVVTGPEGERVTSASVGQLFMAGVIPGLMLATLLGLTTFYRAWKNNYPRMPQANWAERWTSFREAIWGLLLIVIVIGGIYSGAFTPTEAAAMSAVYAFVIAVFVYKDMRLRDVPRVLLASANTSAMLLYIITNAVLFSFLMTHENIPQTMAAWIVDTGVGWIGFLLFVNILLLLAGNVMEPSSIVLIMAPILFPVAVKLGIDPIHFGILIVVNMEVGMCHPPVGLNLYVASSITRMGITELTIAVWPWLLTMLGFLVVVTYIPAISLWLPRTLGMM; from the coding sequence ATGCTGACGGGGATGCCCATCTCGATCGCGCTGGGCCTCACCGTCCTCACCTTCCTGTTCACCATGACCAGCGTGCCGATCGAGTCGGTGGCGCTGAAGCTGTTCACCGGCATCGAGAAGTTCGAGATCATGGCGATCCCGTTCTTCATCCTGGCCGGCAATTTCCTCACCCATGGCGGCGTCGCCCGCCGGATGATCGCCTTCGCCTCGTCGATGGTCGGCCACTGGCATGGCGGCCTGGGGCTGGCCGGCGTCATGGCCTGCGCGCTGTTCGCCGCGGTGTCGGGCTCCTCGCCCGCCACCGTGGTGGCGATCGGCTCGATCATCCTGCCGGCGATGCAGAAGCAGGGCTTTCCGCCGCGCTTCGGCGCCGGCGTCGTCGCCACCTCCGGCGCGCTCGGCATCCTGATCCCGCCCTCGATCGTGATGGTGATGTATGCCGTGGCCACCGCCGGCCAAGTGGTCACCGGCCCCGAGGGCGAGCGGGTCACCTCCGCATCGGTCGGGCAGCTGTTCATGGCCGGCGTCATTCCCGGCCTGATGCTGGCGACGCTGCTCGGCCTCACCACCTTCTACCGCGCCTGGAAGAACAATTATCCGCGCATGCCGCAGGCCAACTGGGCCGAGCGCTGGACCTCGTTCCGCGAGGCGATCTGGGGCCTGCTGCTCATCGTCATCGTCATCGGCGGCATCTATTCGGGCGCCTTCACGCCGACGGAGGCTGCGGCGATGAGCGCGGTCTATGCCTTCGTCATCGCCGTGTTCGTCTACAAGGACATGCGGCTGCGCGACGTGCCGCGCGTGCTGCTGGCATCCGCCAACACCTCGGCGATGCTGCTCTACATCATCACCAACGCGGTGCTGTTCTCGTTCCTGATGACGCACGAGAACATTCCCCAGACCATGGCGGCGTGGATCGTCGACACCGGCGTGGGCTGGATCGGCTTCCTGCTGTTCGTCAACATCCTGCTGCTGCTCGCCGGCAATGTGATGGAGCCGTCCTCGATCGTGCTGATCATGGCGCCGATCCTGTTCCCGGTGGCGGTGAAGCTCGGCATCGACCCGATCCATTTCGGCATCCTGATCGTGGTCAATATGGAGGTCGGCATGTGCCACCCCCCTGTGGGGCTCAACCTCTATGTCGCCTCCAGCATTACCAGGATGGGCATCACCGAACTCACCATCGCGGTGTGGCCGTGGCTGCTGACCATGCTCGGCTTCCTGGTGGTGGTGACCTACATACCGGCCATCTCGCTGTGGCTGCCGCGGACGCTAGGGATGATGTAG
- the bchJ gene encoding bacteriochlorophyll 4-vinyl reductase yields the protein MDQANGKGDNGKGHSDEAARIGPNAIIRIAEALERDVGRDGAEKLLQDAGLESYIGNLPSQMVDEREVTRLHQAMRARLGMEHARAIAREAGRTTGDYLLAHRIPRGVQIVLKMLPPSAAARLLFAAISRNAWTFAGGGAFHVLAGTPLRFTIAGGPISRGARSDVPVCDYYAATFERLFRALVSPATTVVEIACEALGDPACVFEVRWA from the coding sequence TTGGATCAAGCGAACGGCAAGGGAGATAACGGCAAGGGACATTCGGACGAGGCGGCTCGGATCGGTCCGAACGCCATCATCCGGATTGCCGAGGCGCTGGAACGGGATGTCGGCCGGGATGGCGCGGAGAAGCTGCTCCAGGATGCGGGGCTGGAATCCTATATCGGCAATCTGCCGAGCCAGATGGTCGATGAGCGCGAGGTGACGCGGCTGCATCAGGCCATGCGCGCCAGGCTGGGTATGGAGCATGCCCGCGCCATTGCGCGCGAGGCCGGGCGCACCACCGGCGACTATCTCCTCGCCCACCGCATCCCGCGCGGCGTCCAGATCGTGCTGAAGATGCTGCCGCCCTCGGCCGCGGCGCGGCTGCTGTTTGCCGCCATCAGCCGCAATGCCTGGACGTTTGCCGGTGGCGGGGCGTTCCACGTGCTCGCCGGCACGCCGCTACGCTTCACCATCGCCGGCGGGCCGATCAGCCGCGGCGCGCGGAGCGATGTGCCGGTGTGCGACTATTATGCGGCGACGTTCGAGCGGCTGTTCCGGGCGCTGGTCAGCCCGGCGACGACGGTGGTCGAGATTGCCTGCGAGGCGCTGGGCGATCCGGCCTGCGTGTTCGAGGTGCGCTGGGCGTGA
- a CDS encoding Abi family protein has protein sequence MNSTDHTYPGLEEALSADRFASYLGWANGDRNQAIALYTLNVALSESLQAPLHMLEIALRNRIHHVMAAAHGERWFDEAAYQANPVQTDMLTKARRDIADARKPETSGRLVAALTFGYWTAMVGREYEDLWQRTLKDIARREDGKGLVRKQFSRPLAPIRTLRNRIAHHEPILYWDLPKHYEAILQLTHWLSPVAAAWSQDVSRFHAVYPPDGISLVRSSAIA, from the coding sequence ATGAACTCCACCGATCACACATACCCCGGTTTGGAAGAGGCCCTCTCCGCCGACCGCTTCGCCTCCTATCTGGGCTGGGCGAACGGGGACCGCAATCAGGCAATCGCACTCTACACCCTCAATGTCGCTCTCTCGGAAAGCCTCCAAGCCCCCCTGCACATGCTGGAAATCGCCCTGCGCAACCGCATTCATCACGTGATGGCTGCCGCCCACGGTGAGAGATGGTTTGACGAAGCCGCCTATCAGGCCAACCCGGTGCAGACCGACATGCTCACCAAGGCCCGCCGAGACATCGCAGACGCCCGCAAGCCAGAGACGTCCGGTCGCCTCGTTGCCGCCCTCACCTTCGGCTACTGGACGGCCATGGTCGGCCGTGAATACGAAGACCTCTGGCAAAGAACCCTGAAGGACATTGCCCGCCGGGAGGATGGCAAAGGCTTGGTGCGCAAGCAGTTCTCCAGGCCTCTCGCACCCATCCGAACCTTGCGCAATCGCATCGCCCATCACGAGCCAATTCTATATTGGGACTTGCCGAAGCATTATGAAGCCATCCTGCAACTGACGCATTGGCTGTCGCCGGTGGCCGCGGCATGGTCCCAAGATGTGTCGCGCTTCCATGCCGTCTATCCGCCAGACGGCATCTCGCTCGTGCGTTCGTCGGCGATCGCGTAG
- a CDS encoding helix-turn-helix domain-containing protein — MSTEPSNIVAFPEKNALNQPTSLEKIWGKKVKSHGYAAIPTILLRSQHRLGINSTQFCLLVHLLDLYWSPDRPPFPTKQQLADRIGIKVSSIKPNMKALEKAGLIQRVQHKTAAGDWGANTYLLDGLIARIQELEPEFAEEKRKSEAARRRVETPKGKRHKIPND, encoded by the coding sequence ATGAGCACCGAACCCTCCAACATCGTAGCGTTCCCCGAAAAGAACGCTCTCAATCAGCCCACAAGCCTGGAAAAAATCTGGGGCAAGAAGGTCAAGAGCCATGGCTACGCTGCCATCCCGACCATCCTGCTGCGAAGCCAGCATCGGCTCGGCATCAATAGCACCCAGTTTTGCCTGCTGGTCCACCTGCTTGACCTGTACTGGTCGCCGGATCGACCGCCCTTCCCCACCAAGCAGCAGCTTGCTGATCGCATTGGCATCAAGGTGTCGAGCATCAAGCCCAACATGAAGGCTCTAGAAAAAGCGGGGCTTATTCAGAGGGTGCAGCACAAGACTGCTGCCGGCGACTGGGGCGCCAACACCTACCTGTTGGACGGGCTTATCGCCAGGATCCAGGAGCTTGAGCCGGAGTTCGCCGAGGAGAAACGCAAGAGCGAAGCCGCACGGCGGAGGGTGGAGACCCCCAAGGGCAAGCGTCACAAGATTCCGAATGACTGA
- a CDS encoding B3/B4 domain-containing protein: MLLSIEELLPRFPAIRIAAVVAEDLAIPGARPPELEALIAAREAACRAQWAGLELSAIPGIAAWRAAYKGFGIKSTSYRSSVERLVKNVLAGRTLPAINGFVDAYNAVSLAHVLPAGADDLAHVVGDVAFRFAREGDSFEDMSGDGELGGPPKPGEVVYADAAKVLCRRWNWRQDGRSVITPATRRTLVTLQSNGVGDVAAAADDLCGLIGRFAGGRAQVAIADADQPVIPLD, encoded by the coding sequence ATGCTGCTGTCGATCGAAGAGCTTCTGCCGCGCTTTCCCGCCATCCGCATCGCCGCGGTGGTGGCCGAGGATCTCGCAATTCCCGGCGCGCGGCCGCCGGAACTCGAAGCGCTGATCGCGGCGCGCGAGGCTGCCTGCCGGGCGCAGTGGGCGGGCCTGGAACTCTCCGCCATTCCCGGCATCGCGGCGTGGCGCGCCGCCTACAAGGGATTCGGCATCAAATCGACCTCCTACCGCTCCTCGGTCGAACGGCTGGTCAAGAACGTGCTGGCCGGGCGGACGCTGCCGGCGATCAACGGCTTCGTCGACGCCTACAATGCGGTGTCGCTGGCGCACGTGCTGCCGGCCGGCGCCGACGATCTCGCCCACGTCGTGGGCGATGTCGCCTTCCGCTTCGCGCGCGAGGGCGACAGCTTCGAGGACATGAGCGGCGACGGCGAGCTTGGCGGGCCGCCGAAGCCGGGCGAGGTGGTCTATGCCGATGCCGCCAAGGTGCTGTGCCGGCGCTGGAACTGGCGGCAGGACGGCCGCTCGGTGATCACGCCGGCCACCCGGCGGACGCTGGTCACCCTGCAGTCCAACGGCGTCGGCGACGTCGCGGCGGCTGCCGACGATCTTTGCGGCCTGATCGGGCGCTTCGCCGGGGGCCGCGCGCAGGTGGCGATCGCCGACGCCGATCAGCCGGTGATTCCGCTGGACTAA
- a CDS encoding MarR family winged helix-turn-helix transcriptional regulator, translating to MPESARQPHGEPHDGPFLGDFVCFSIYSASLAFNRVYKPLLAEMGLTYPQYLVMVVLWEGDDRTVGGIGEVLSLDSSTLTPLLKRLEGMGHLTRERDTQDERVVRVRLTPAGRNLRLKARVVPGCILEATGMSMDELRRLQSEIDALRRNLEAANG from the coding sequence ATGCCCGAGTCCGCCCGCCAGCCGCACGGCGAGCCGCATGACGGCCCCTTCCTCGGCGATTTCGTCTGCTTTTCCATCTATTCGGCGTCGCTGGCCTTCAACCGCGTCTACAAGCCGCTGCTCGCCGAGATGGGGCTGACCTATCCGCAGTATCTGGTGATGGTGGTGCTGTGGGAGGGCGACGACCGCACCGTGGGCGGCATCGGCGAGGTGCTGTCGCTCGACTCCAGCACGCTGACGCCGCTGCTCAAGCGCCTGGAAGGCATGGGACATCTGACGCGCGAGCGCGATACGCAGGATGAGCGCGTCGTGCGGGTGCGCCTGACGCCGGCCGGCCGCAATCTGCGCCTCAAGGCGCGGGTGGTTCCCGGCTGCATATTGGAGGCCACCGGCATGTCGATGGACGAGCTGCGCCGCCTGCAGAGCGAGATCGACGCGCTGCGCCGCAACCTCGAGGCGGCGAACGGGTAG
- a CDS encoding SIMPL domain-containing protein, translating into MVPARLPLASLLLALAASLLFTGPLAAQPAPRLLTVLGEARLEAAADRAFVTAGVTTQGKSARDALAANSRTMTEVLRVLREAGLEDGDIRTSTVSVQPMVVYPSSKDADRGPRISGYTVSNQVNVRLTDPAKLGELLDKLVSAGANQISDIRFGLADEGKLRDAVRTDAVKDARRKAELYANAAGARLGRVMALSEVDAPPVPRPLALRAAAPDAAAVPVAPGEQTVKVQISVTWELDN; encoded by the coding sequence ATGGTCCCTGCCCGTCTGCCCCTCGCCAGCCTGCTCCTGGCGCTCGCCGCGTCGCTGCTGTTCACCGGCCCGCTCGCCGCCCAGCCCGCTCCACGCCTGCTCACCGTGCTCGGCGAGGCCCGGCTCGAGGCGGCGGCCGACCGCGCCTTCGTCACCGCCGGGGTGACCACCCAGGGCAAGAGCGCCCGCGACGCGCTGGCGGCCAACTCCCGCACCATGACCGAAGTGCTGCGCGTGCTGCGCGAGGCCGGGCTGGAGGACGGGGACATCCGCACCAGCACCGTGTCGGTGCAGCCGATGGTGGTCTATCCCTCCTCCAAGGATGCCGACCGCGGCCCGCGCATCTCCGGCTACACCGTCTCCAACCAGGTGAATGTGCGTCTCACCGACCCGGCCAAGCTCGGCGAACTGCTCGACAAGCTGGTGTCGGCCGGCGCCAACCAGATTTCCGACATCCGCTTCGGCCTCGCCGACGAGGGCAAGCTGCGCGATGCCGTGCGCACCGACGCCGTGAAGGACGCCCGCCGCAAGGCCGAGCTCTACGCCAATGCCGCCGGCGCCCGCCTCGGCCGGGTGATGGCGCTCTCCGAAGTTGATGCGCCGCCGGTGCCGCGGCCGCTGGCGCTGCGCGCCGCCGCGCCGGATGCGGCGGCGGTGCCGGTCGCCCCCGGCGAGCAGACGGTGAAGGTGCAGATCTCGGTCACCTGGGAACTGGACAACTGA
- the gmk gene encoding guanylate kinase codes for MLVLSSPSGAGKSALSRRLLEAEPGITMSVSVTTRTPRPGEVDGVDYRFIDLARFEAMVARDELLEWAPVFDHHYGTPKGPVEAALAGGRDVLFDIDWQGTQQLRESARDDLVTVFVLPPSVAELERRLHTRAQDSDEVIRKRMSKAAGELSHWAEYDYVIVNDAFEAAFESLRTILAAERLKRRRQTGLTDFVRGLIRDLEPAG; via the coding sequence ATGCTTGTGCTGTCCTCGCCCTCGGGCGCCGGCAAGAGCGCCCTGTCGCGCCGGCTGCTGGAGGCCGAGCCGGGGATCACCATGTCGGTGTCGGTGACCACCCGCACGCCGCGGCCGGGCGAGGTCGACGGCGTGGACTACCGGTTCATCGACCTTGCCCGTTTCGAGGCGATGGTGGCGCGCGACGAGCTTCTGGAATGGGCGCCGGTGTTCGACCATCACTACGGCACGCCGAAGGGGCCGGTCGAGGCGGCGCTGGCGGGCGGCCGCGACGTGCTGTTCGACATCGACTGGCAGGGCACGCAGCAGCTGCGCGAAAGCGCGCGCGACGACCTCGTCACGGTGTTCGTGCTGCCGCCCTCGGTCGCCGAGCTGGAGCGGCGGCTGCACACCCGCGCCCAGGATTCCGACGAGGTGATCCGAAAGCGCATGTCGAAGGCGGCGGGCGAGCTCAGCCACTGGGCCGAATACGACTACGTCATCGTCAATGATGCGTTCGAGGCCGCCTTCGAGTCGCTGCGGACCATCCTCGCCGCCGAGCGGCTGAAGCGCCGGCGCCAGACCGGCCTGACCGACTTCGTGCGCGGCCTGATCCGCGACCTCGAACCGGCGGGGTGA
- a CDS encoding YicC/YloC family endoribonuclease encodes MTGFARAEGALAGTSWAWELRSVNGKSLDLRLRTPPGFEAVEAKVRPLVQGRFARGTINATLTLQASTRVTEARINEPVLAAVIEAARLIATRIDAGAPSVDGLLALKGVIEIVEAEPSADQRTALDAAILASFETALDALAAARLSEGAAIGAVLGGRVDEIARLTAAAEACPARTAEAIRARLAEQVRVLLEGAGGLDPDRLHQEAVLMAAKADVREELDRLIAHVAQARRLLAEGGPVGRKLDFLAQEFGREANTLCAKANDVSLTQIGLDLKHVIDQFREQVQNLE; translated from the coding sequence ATGACCGGCTTCGCCCGTGCCGAGGGCGCGCTCGCCGGCACCAGCTGGGCGTGGGAGCTGCGCTCGGTCAATGGCAAGTCGCTCGATCTGCGCCTGCGCACGCCGCCGGGCTTCGAGGCGGTGGAGGCCAAGGTGCGGCCGCTGGTGCAGGGGCGCTTCGCCCGCGGCACCATCAATGCCACGCTGACGCTGCAGGCCTCGACCCGCGTCACCGAGGCGCGCATCAACGAGCCGGTGCTGGCGGCGGTGATCGAGGCGGCGCGGCTCATCGCCACCCGCATCGATGCCGGCGCGCCCAGCGTCGACGGCCTCCTGGCGCTCAAGGGTGTGATCGAGATCGTCGAGGCCGAGCCGAGCGCCGATCAGCGCACGGCGCTCGACGCCGCGATCCTCGCAAGCTTCGAGACCGCGCTCGACGCCCTGGCTGCGGCGCGGCTGTCGGAAGGCGCGGCGATCGGCGCGGTGCTGGGCGGGCGCGTCGATGAGATCGCCCGGCTGACCGCGGCGGCCGAGGCCTGCCCGGCGCGCACGGCCGAGGCCATCCGCGCCCGCCTCGCCGAGCAGGTACGCGTGCTGCTGGAGGGCGCGGGCGGCCTCGATCCCGACCGGCTGCACCAGGAGGCGGTGCTGATGGCCGCCAAGGCCGACGTGCGCGAGGAGCTCGACCGGCTCATCGCCCATGTCGCCCAGGCGCGCCGCCTGCTCGCCGAGGGCGGGCCGGTCGGCCGCAAGCTCGATTTCCTGGCCCAGGAGTTCGGCCGCGAGGCCAACACGCTGTGCGCCAAGGCCAACGACGTGTCGCTGACCCAGATCGGCCTCGACCTCAAGCACGTCATCGATCAGTTCCGTGAGCAGGTCCAGAACCTGGAGTGA
- a CDS encoding ATP-dependent DNA helicase — translation MPVFTPEQDAALTAVARWLKSRPNGATQVFRLFGYAGTGKTTLARHIAEGVEGTVKFAAFTGKAASVMRQRGCEGASTIHSLIYRAQESEEEVPSFQLWDDAPASKARLIIIDECSMVDEELGRDLLSFGVPLLVLGDPAQLPPIQGGGFFTNAAPDAMLEEVHRQAAGDPIIRLSMTVRTGGQLAPGCWGETEVVRRDSLDPQRVIGAEQVLVGRNNTRRAYNQRLRQHRGFTDPMPVASDRLVCLRNNRKKGLFNGALWSVVEATPGRTRALVKMVLKPEDEGRRKPLKVSVRSECFLGGLEQLDWQMRRNFDEFDYGYVLTVHKAQGSQWDDVVLFDESFAFPDSRARWLYTGITRAAKRLCVVV, via the coding sequence ATGCCCGTCTTCACCCCCGAACAGGACGCCGCGCTGACCGCGGTGGCGCGCTGGCTGAAGAGCCGGCCCAATGGCGCGACCCAGGTGTTCCGGCTGTTCGGCTATGCCGGCACCGGCAAGACCACGCTCGCCCGCCACATCGCCGAAGGCGTTGAGGGAACCGTGAAATTCGCCGCCTTCACCGGCAAGGCGGCAAGCGTGATGCGCCAGCGCGGCTGCGAGGGCGCCTCCACCATCCATTCGCTGATCTACCGGGCGCAGGAGAGCGAGGAGGAGGTGCCGAGCTTCCAGCTCTGGGACGACGCCCCGGCCTCCAAGGCCAGGCTGATCATCATCGACGAGTGCTCGATGGTCGACGAGGAGCTGGGGCGCGACCTGCTCTCCTTCGGCGTGCCGCTCTTGGTGCTGGGCGACCCGGCGCAGCTGCCGCCGATCCAGGGCGGCGGCTTCTTCACCAATGCGGCGCCCGACGCCATGCTGGAGGAGGTCCACCGGCAGGCGGCGGGCGACCCGATCATCCGCCTGTCGATGACCGTGCGCACCGGCGGCCAGCTTGCCCCCGGCTGCTGGGGCGAGACGGAAGTGGTGCGGCGCGATTCGCTCGATCCCCAGCGGGTGATCGGCGCCGAACAGGTACTGGTCGGCCGCAACAACACAAGGCGCGCCTACAATCAGCGCCTGCGCCAGCACCGCGGCTTCACCGATCCGATGCCGGTCGCCTCCGACCGGCTGGTGTGCCTGCGCAACAACCGCAAGAAGGGCCTATTCAATGGCGCGCTGTGGTCGGTGGTCGAGGCCACGCCCGGCCGCACCCGCGCGCTGGTCAAGATGGTGCTGAAGCCGGAGGACGAGGGCCGGCGGAAGCCGCTGAAGGTCTCGGTGCGCTCGGAATGCTTCCTCGGCGGGCTGGAGCAGCTCGACTGGCAGATGCGCCGGAACTTCGACGAATTCGATTACGGTTACGTGCTCACCGTCCACAAGGCGCAGGGCTCGCAGTGGGACGACGTGGTGTTGTTCGACGAGAGCTTCGCCTTCCCCGACAGCCGCGCCCGCTGGCTCTACACCGGCATCACCCGCGCCGCGAAACGGCTGTGCGTGGTGGTGTAG